A genomic window from Gossypium hirsutum isolate 1008001.06 chromosome D10, Gossypium_hirsutum_v2.1, whole genome shotgun sequence includes:
- the LOC107930412 gene encoding COX assembly mitochondrial protein 2 homolog has translation MHPPLTLHRHPMCAEVIEEFQKCHLEHPITKFFGECTELKIKLDRCFRQEKALKRKANFEQSKKLKERLQALRKETAENDS, from the exons ATGCACCCTCCTCTGACTTTACACAGGCATCCTATGTGTGCTGAA GTCATCGAGGAATTCCAAAAGTGTCATTTAGAGCATCCAATAACTAAATTCTTCGGTGAATGTACAGAATTAAAGATAAAGCTCGATCGCTGTTTCCGGCAGGAA AAAGCTTTGAAGAGGAAGGCTAATTTTGAACAGAGTAAGAAACTGAAAGAAAGACTTCAGGCGTTAAGGAAGGAAACTGCTGAAAACGATTCATGA
- the LOC107930428 gene encoding uncharacterized protein, with product MCSIGKSMNLLRTHRNIEIQKKARSLVDTWKKRVQVELDAKYGPNQSVPWSDVAKCGIKHYRPSEVKSSATQFSATKTGFVKLFQGGTATKSASAMPVPMKASTLPASARTKARNATIVGTSDPQTTTRDEKINSSSQSHNNTLSCSSDHAKMGEIPVKEDARSSAAGSGTVTKISGSSSRHWKFINGLPGPLGVQRETGPCNNSSLHRNSAPGKVPQSSLTCEKAVDALIAEGNGNKFIVKIPN from the exons ATGTGTAGCATTGGCAAGTCTATGAATCTTTTGCGTACTCATAGAAATATTGAAATACAGAAGAAAGCAAGGAGTTTAGTTGATACATGGAAAAAAAGAGTTCAGGTTGAGTTGGATGCTAAATACGGTCCAAATCAGTCTGTTCCCTGGTCTGACGTTGCTAAATGTGGAATCAAGCACTATAGACCTTCTGAGGTGAAGAGTTCAGCAACACAATTCTCTGCAACTAAAACTGGTTTTGTTAAGCTTTTTCAAGGAGGGACTGCAACCAAGTCTGCTTCTGCAATGCCGGTACCTATGAAGGCATCAACATTGCCTGCTTCAGCCAGAACAAAG GCGCGGAATGCTACTATTGTTGGCACCTCTGATCCTCAAACAACCACAAGGGATGAGAAAATCAACAGTTCTAGTCAATCCCACAACAATACTCTGTCATGTTCTAGTGATCATGCGAAGATGGGGGAAATTCCAGTAAAGGAGGATGCAAGAAGTTCTGCAGCTGGTTCAGGAACTGTGACTAAAATCTCAGGTAGCTCATCACGGCACTGGAAATTCATTAATGGTTTGCCGGGGCCATTGGGGGTTCAAAGGGAAACCGGACCATGCAACAATTCTTCTTTGCACAGAAATTCTGCTCCTGGAAAAGTACCACAGTCCAGTTTAACATGTGAAAAGGCGGTGGATGCTCTTATCGCTGAGGGTAATGGTAATAAGTTCATTGTTAAAATCCCAAATTGA